In Archangium violaceum, the following are encoded in one genomic region:
- a CDS encoding DUF5953 family protein, giving the protein MLQPLGEVADDLPRNSRQWRRALEQADQLVDALGTRVSMVHLFGRAPLPLMFHLWWRLTDAPLDLDNPAHLDALKRAYERFPEIGGRSTS; this is encoded by the coding sequence GTGCTGCAACCCCTCGGCGAGGTAGCGGATGATCTTCCCAGGAACTCCCGGCAGTGGCGGCGCGCGCTCGAGCAAGCTGATCAACTCGTGGACGCGCTGGGGACCCGGGTCTCGATGGTGCACCTCTTCGGGCGAGCCCCATTGCCGCTCATGTTCCACCTGTGGTGGCGGCTCACCGACGCGCCGCTCGACCTGGACAACCCCGCCCACCTGGACGCGCTCAAACGGGCCTACGAGCGCTTCCCGGAAATTGGCGGGCGCTCCACCTCTTGA
- a CDS encoding M48 family metalloprotease produces the protein MVQQLARNPAETPQALSRLGRIEDDRKKAERRIDEEMGKDCIALKARTISIEEEYAFGGAVSVNWVSKGGGLTQSRDAEALHVQLNRIGKNLAAQSSRPHLTWTFGVLQSEGVNAVSGPGGYVFVTEGLLARLDNEAQLAGVLAHEIAHITGKHALNEYQKFLVDQCEGAVRAEKAKVTADALKQAGRELMGPAPVIPPGEWSNLFKSLVGHIDFDALSKDAIKAITDGVVARMSDKGFSQEDEFAADTEAVNLMAAAGYAPEEYVAFLSKLPDSGLSTAHPSKQKRQSRLNKYLEQLREPARNNEFTTSVDLSQTKVVPLRDTLQSRHTGTAARSN, from the coding sequence ATGGTCCAGCAGCTCGCGCGCAACCCGGCTGAGACGCCGCAGGCGTTGAGCAGGTTGGGGCGGATCGAGGACGACCGCAAGAAGGCCGAGCGCCGCATCGACGAGGAGATGGGCAAGGACTGCATCGCACTGAAGGCGCGCACCATCTCCATCGAGGAAGAGTACGCCTTCGGCGGCGCGGTGAGCGTCAACTGGGTGAGCAAGGGGGGAGGACTCACCCAAAGTCGGGACGCCGAAGCACTGCACGTGCAGCTCAACCGGATCGGCAAGAACCTCGCGGCCCAGTCCAGCCGGCCCCACCTCACCTGGACGTTCGGGGTGCTCCAGTCCGAGGGCGTCAACGCGGTGAGCGGGCCCGGGGGCTATGTGTTCGTGACCGAGGGGCTGCTCGCGCGGCTGGACAACGAGGCCCAGCTCGCGGGTGTCCTGGCGCACGAGATCGCCCACATCACGGGCAAGCACGCGCTGAACGAGTACCAGAAGTTCCTCGTGGACCAGTGCGAGGGCGCCGTGAGGGCGGAGAAGGCGAAGGTCACGGCGGATGCGTTGAAGCAGGCCGGACGCGAGCTCATGGGACCCGCGCCAGTGATCCCCCCTGGTGAATGGTCGAACCTGTTCAAGAGTCTCGTGGGCCATATCGACTTCGACGCGTTGAGCAAGGACGCCATCAAGGCCATCACCGATGGCGTCGTCGCGCGCATGTCCGACAAGGGCTTCAGCCAGGAGGACGAGTTCGCCGCCGACACCGAGGCCGTGAATCTGATGGCTGCGGCGGGCTACGCCCCCGAGGAGTACGTGGCCTTCCTGTCGAAGCTGCCGGACAGCGGGCTCTCCACGGCCCACCCCAGCAAACAGAAGCGGCAGTCCCGGCTGAACAAGTACCTGGAGCAGCTGCGCGAGCCCGCCAGGAACAACGAGTTCACCACCTCCGTGGACCTCTCCCAGACGAAGGTCGTGCCCCTGCGCGACACGCTCCAGTCCCGGCACACGGGCACCGCCGCCCGCTCGAACTGA
- a CDS encoding KGGVGR-motif variant AAA ATPase, translated as MGEIISFYSYKGGVGRSMAVANVATLLAQQGRRVLVVDFDLEAPGLHRYFLDPEPPRKGRPRQKPFSRQRGTIDAFVEIASRLSGGEKVQDAVTSVLESDRYGYSVRVRAPTAAAAAKLDFWSAGLFDSDYARRVHDFPWVRFYEERGEAFTRLAAEWKQRYDYVLLDSRTGISDLGSVSTVILPDKLVLAFTLNQQSLHGVTEFGRQAVELKRGVDPARPLALFPLLSRVEEGEERLRRSWTRDAVNRFEALFEAAYGKRLGDFSTYLDAVRIPHRGYYAYGESIAVEEEKAATLGSLAEGYSRFLDCLQGDALAGWQERIRNTVRPEWDDGALVVSFEQSFSPPVGFASGLVVKVPPRLPSDRSMRLRAATVNKLAWEKTLLELERGVEQALNTIQGTLHVFATLPYPAAAYLGRCLDSMARARPIQIHQLDPNLHRWVPFSGTGLEPRAVKEPCYKLSWMSGGGTDKQDVLLAIEGMTAIAEESLRALASSIKAHTYRLQPSRRRPLLPEEGPQAVAQLRAALLHLQKRHPAASIHIVTTAPVALVIELGRMLTPTVYSSAIVHQFEPKTARYLPVLDITQRSVVGARRAT; from the coding sequence ATGGGTGAGATCATCTCCTTCTACTCCTACAAGGGAGGTGTCGGCCGCTCGATGGCTGTCGCGAACGTGGCCACGCTGCTCGCGCAACAAGGGCGGCGTGTGCTCGTCGTCGACTTCGACCTCGAAGCCCCAGGTCTCCACCGGTACTTTCTCGACCCGGAGCCGCCGCGTAAAGGCAGGCCACGCCAGAAGCCTTTCTCGAGGCAGCGGGGGACCATCGACGCCTTTGTCGAGATCGCCAGCAGGCTTTCTGGAGGGGAGAAGGTTCAGGATGCAGTCACGTCGGTCTTGGAATCGGACCGGTATGGCTACTCCGTTCGTGTCCGGGCGCCGACAGCCGCCGCGGCGGCGAAGCTGGACTTCTGGAGCGCGGGGCTCTTCGACAGCGACTATGCCAGGCGCGTCCACGACTTCCCATGGGTTCGATTCTACGAGGAACGCGGAGAGGCATTCACCCGGCTCGCGGCCGAGTGGAAGCAGCGATACGACTATGTCCTGCTCGACTCTCGCACGGGGATTTCGGACCTCGGGAGTGTGTCGACGGTGATTCTGCCTGACAAGCTGGTCCTGGCGTTCACGCTCAACCAGCAGTCGCTGCACGGGGTGACGGAGTTCGGGCGGCAGGCGGTGGAACTGAAGCGAGGAGTCGACCCGGCCCGTCCACTTGCCCTGTTCCCGCTCCTCAGTCGCGTGGAGGAGGGCGAGGAGCGGCTGAGGCGCTCCTGGACTCGCGACGCGGTCAACCGCTTCGAGGCCCTGTTCGAAGCCGCCTATGGAAAGCGCCTGGGCGACTTCTCCACGTACCTGGATGCGGTTCGGATTCCACACCGTGGCTACTACGCCTATGGCGAGAGCATCGCCGTCGAGGAGGAGAAGGCCGCCACCCTGGGGTCCTTGGCTGAAGGGTACTCGCGATTTCTCGACTGCCTCCAGGGAGACGCGCTGGCGGGCTGGCAGGAGCGCATCCGGAACACGGTTCGACCGGAATGGGACGATGGCGCCCTGGTCGTGAGCTTCGAGCAGTCATTCAGCCCTCCGGTGGGTTTCGCATCAGGCCTCGTGGTGAAAGTCCCGCCGCGGCTCCCTTCTGACAGGTCCATGCGTCTGCGCGCTGCCACGGTCAACAAGCTGGCCTGGGAAAAGACCCTGCTCGAACTCGAGCGCGGAGTGGAGCAGGCGCTGAACACGATTCAGGGAACCCTGCATGTCTTCGCGACGCTGCCCTATCCCGCTGCGGCCTATCTTGGCCGCTGCCTGGACAGCATGGCTCGGGCTCGTCCCATCCAGATTCATCAGCTCGATCCAAACCTTCACCGCTGGGTTCCATTCTCGGGCACAGGACTGGAGCCCAGGGCAGTCAAGGAACCCTGCTACAAGCTTTCATGGATGTCGGGAGGAGGGACGGATAAGCAGGATGTGTTGCTCGCAATCGAAGGCATGACAGCCATTGCCGAGGAGTCACTTCGCGCTCTCGCATCCAGCATCAAGGCCCATACCTACCGATTGCAGCCGTCACGACGGCGCCCCCTGCTCCCGGAGGAAGGGCCCCAGGCCGTGGCGCAGCTCAGGGCCGCACTCCTGCACCTCCAGAAGAGGCATCCTGCCGCATCGATTCACATCGTGACGACCGCACCGGTGGCGCTCGTGATTGAGCTGGGCCGCATGTTGACGCCGACGGTCTATAGCAGCGCCATCGTGCATCAGTTCGAACCCAAGACCGCGCGGTATCTGCCAGTGCTCGACATTACCCAGCGCTCCGTGGTGGGCGCGAGACGCGCGACTTGA
- a CDS encoding DUF1349 domain-containing protein, which translates to MTSSFPPLRESFTSPTLEPRLRWFHEPKHWSVRPGQPGLVLTPDAATDYWQRTHYGFQVDNGHFLHAPVEGDFVLVTRVRFQPVHQYDQAGLMVRFSPDCWLKTSVEFEPHGPNRLGSVVTNQGYSDWATQDLPQEVDEVSFRIRREGADYLVETSLDGTRWSQIRMAHLHEDGPGAVANAGLYACSPKGTGYVARFHFLNLEPGRLG; encoded by the coding sequence ATGACCTCCTCGTTCCCGCCCCTTCGCGAGTCCTTCACGAGCCCCACCCTCGAGCCGCGCCTGCGCTGGTTCCACGAGCCGAAGCACTGGTCCGTGCGGCCCGGACAACCGGGGCTCGTGCTCACTCCCGACGCGGCGACGGACTACTGGCAGCGCACGCACTACGGCTTCCAGGTGGACAACGGGCACTTCCTCCACGCGCCAGTGGAGGGAGACTTCGTGCTCGTCACGCGCGTCCGCTTCCAGCCGGTGCACCAGTACGACCAGGCGGGATTGATGGTGCGCTTCTCACCGGACTGCTGGCTGAAGACCTCGGTGGAGTTCGAGCCGCATGGCCCCAACCGCCTGGGCTCCGTGGTGACGAACCAGGGGTATTCGGACTGGGCCACCCAGGACCTGCCCCAGGAGGTGGATGAGGTGTCCTTCCGCATCCGCCGGGAGGGCGCGGACTACCTCGTGGAGACGTCCCTGGACGGCACCCGCTGGTCGCAGATCCGCATGGCGCACCTGCACGAGGACGGACCGGGGGCGGTGGCCAACGCGGGGCTGTATGCGTGCAGCCCCAAGGGGACCGGCTACGTCGCACGGTTCCACTTCCTGAACCTGGAGCCTGGCCGGCTCGGGTGA
- a CDS encoding adenylate/guanylate cyclase domain-containing protein codes for MKPDLRVYALRLRNSWKFTLLVTALATLCAALCQKYDLLNMGDAERASYDQGLTFFAQGHPRSQDVVIVGIDDKTLQGIRDNERYVRNYGVYPYSRNLWARVFEHLVDEGARAIVFDGVMDERGTDESNDLALAQVLEARGIPLTLGFSINAGQPALPPVQPVNRLPRQPTPPPAPAPDLRSASASDEDFVEAVPAEGATGEDFVEMEAPAALTPEEVARALAFPIQHPGMSLPSLEQRSSDKGTRLMRHPVPPLPGLVRTTPGFGLVLLEEDEDGRLRRTRFAYSDGSNTYATLSVAAVADILGAERVELAPGRLKIGPRELPINPDGSAELDFGGAWKDRFEALSVYAVLEDWARQEEHRTKGTPYVPVIPEGTFRNKVVLVGGLSVGTGDVKATPFQSEAPGLVKHAVMLEALLSGGFITEAPFWASLLLTFFVALLSVTLITLARSPLLEIAWPLLLYFGFFLVSGVFLEHGQVHVLSAMPTYAGEFASLSAVAFNHMFANRERERLREAFNRFLDKTLVDQLVEQQKLPSLEGETREITAFFSDIRGFSSFSERFKDDPKALVALLNRYLTRVSSVLMAHGACLDKYIGDAVVCLFGAPLDMKDHAVRACHAALAVRTEVDALRAELKKEGLPDVYTRIGLNSADMFVGNFGSEHLLDYTAIGDGMNLASRLEGANKAYDTVIMIGPRTYELARGHIEARELDRVRVAGKAEAVTVYELLARAGELSAAKRATVERYHQALALYREARFEESSRQLREALAADPEDGPSRTLLARCERYALNPPALPFDGVVSLEK; via the coding sequence GTGAAGCCCGACCTCCGCGTCTACGCCCTGCGGCTGCGCAACAGCTGGAAGTTCACGCTGCTGGTGACGGCGCTCGCCACGCTCTGCGCCGCGCTCTGCCAGAAGTACGACCTGTTGAACATGGGCGACGCCGAGCGCGCCTCCTATGACCAGGGCCTCACCTTCTTCGCCCAAGGGCACCCGCGCTCCCAGGACGTCGTCATCGTCGGCATCGACGACAAGACGCTGCAGGGCATCCGCGACAACGAGCGGTACGTGCGCAACTACGGCGTCTATCCCTACTCGCGCAACCTCTGGGCCCGCGTCTTCGAGCACCTCGTGGACGAGGGCGCGCGCGCCATCGTCTTCGACGGTGTGATGGACGAGCGCGGCACCGACGAGAGCAACGACCTCGCCCTCGCGCAGGTGCTGGAGGCGCGAGGCATCCCCCTCACGCTCGGCTTCAGCATCAACGCGGGGCAGCCCGCCCTCCCCCCGGTGCAACCCGTCAACCGGCTCCCCCGCCAGCCCACGCCGCCCCCCGCTCCCGCGCCGGACTTGCGCTCGGCCAGCGCGTCCGACGAGGACTTCGTCGAGGCGGTGCCCGCGGAGGGTGCCACCGGGGAGGACTTCGTCGAGATGGAGGCGCCTGCCGCCCTGACGCCGGAGGAGGTGGCGCGGGCGCTCGCCTTCCCCATTCAGCACCCCGGCATGTCCCTGCCCTCGCTGGAGCAGCGGTCGAGCGACAAGGGGACACGGCTCATGCGCCACCCGGTGCCGCCCCTGCCGGGACTGGTGCGCACCACGCCGGGCTTCGGGCTCGTGCTGCTGGAGGAGGACGAGGACGGGCGCCTGCGCCGCACCCGCTTCGCGTACTCGGACGGCTCCAACACCTACGCCACGCTGTCGGTGGCCGCGGTGGCGGACATCCTCGGCGCCGAGCGCGTCGAGCTGGCGCCGGGCCGGCTGAAGATTGGCCCCCGCGAGCTGCCCATCAACCCGGACGGTAGCGCCGAGCTGGACTTCGGCGGCGCGTGGAAGGACCGGTTCGAGGCGCTCAGCGTGTACGCGGTGCTGGAGGACTGGGCGCGCCAGGAGGAGCACCGGACGAAGGGCACGCCCTACGTGCCCGTCATCCCCGAGGGCACGTTCCGGAACAAGGTGGTGCTGGTGGGCGGGCTCTCCGTGGGCACCGGTGACGTGAAGGCCACGCCCTTCCAGAGCGAGGCCCCCGGGCTCGTCAAGCACGCGGTGATGCTGGAGGCGCTCCTGTCCGGCGGCTTCATCACCGAGGCCCCCTTCTGGGCCTCGCTCCTGCTCACCTTCTTCGTGGCGCTGCTGTCCGTGACCCTCATCACCCTCGCCCGCTCGCCGCTCTTGGAGATCGCCTGGCCGCTGCTGCTCTACTTCGGGTTCTTCCTCGTCAGCGGCGTGTTCCTCGAGCACGGCCAGGTGCACGTGCTGAGCGCCATGCCCACCTACGCGGGGGAGTTCGCCTCGCTGTCGGCGGTGGCCTTCAACCACATGTTCGCCAACCGCGAGCGCGAGCGGCTGCGCGAGGCCTTCAACCGCTTCCTGGACAAGACGCTGGTGGATCAGCTCGTGGAGCAGCAGAAGCTGCCCTCGTTGGAGGGCGAGACGCGGGAGATCACCGCCTTCTTCTCCGACATCCGCGGCTTCTCCTCCTTCAGCGAGCGCTTCAAGGACGACCCGAAGGCGCTGGTGGCCCTGCTCAACCGCTACCTCACCCGGGTCAGCTCCGTGCTGATGGCGCACGGGGCCTGTCTGGACAAGTACATCGGCGACGCGGTGGTGTGTCTCTTCGGCGCGCCGCTGGACATGAAGGACCACGCGGTGCGCGCCTGCCACGCCGCGCTCGCCGTGCGCACCGAGGTGGACGCGCTTCGCGCCGAGCTGAAGAAGGAGGGCCTGCCGGACGTCTACACCCGCATCGGTCTCAACTCCGCGGACATGTTCGTGGGCAACTTCGGCAGCGAGCACCTGCTCGACTACACCGCCATCGGGGATGGCATGAACCTGGCCTCCCGGTTGGAGGGCGCCAACAAGGCCTACGACACCGTCATCATGATCGGCCCGCGCACCTACGAGCTGGCGCGCGGGCACATCGAGGCGCGGGAGCTGGACCGGGTACGCGTGGCCGGCAAGGCGGAGGCGGTAACCGTGTACGAGCTGCTGGCCCGCGCCGGTGAGCTGTCCGCGGCGAAGCGCGCCACCGTGGAGCGCTACCACCAGGCGCTCGCGCTCTACCGGGAGGCCCGCTTCGAAGAGTCGTCTCGCCAGCTGAGAGAGGCGCTCGCGGCGGACCCGGAGGACGGCCCCAGCCGGACACTCCTTGCGCGCTGCGAACGTTACGCATTGAATCCCCCCGCCCTGCCCTTCGATGGCGTGGTGAGCCTGGAGAAGTGA
- a CDS encoding LysR family transcriptional regulator, with the protein MARILMERSGELEVFLRVVQEGGFSAAARSVGLTPSAVSKLITRLETRLGARLFMRTTRALSLTEEGEAYYRAGQRILQELNEAEQAAAAGAVRGRLRVNASLPFGSQFVVPALPSFLARYPDVIVDLSLTDDVVDLLAQKTDVAIRTGDLPDSALLAHKLGQSRRVICASPAYLQHKGTPKTPDELRHHDCVTFNFRRARSGWPFREAGGITQQVVAGSVQVNNGETLKQMLLNGVGIGRLGLWHVAAELEAGRLVPLLEKYNPGDLELIHAVHVGGGQVPHRVRAFIRHMVDTMKASPLAGGSR; encoded by the coding sequence ATGGCGCGCATCCTCATGGAGCGCTCCGGCGAACTGGAGGTCTTCCTGCGAGTGGTGCAGGAGGGGGGATTCTCCGCGGCCGCCAGGAGCGTGGGCCTCACTCCGTCGGCGGTCAGCAAGCTCATCACCCGGCTGGAGACCCGGCTGGGCGCCCGCCTCTTCATGCGGACGACCCGGGCGCTGAGCCTCACCGAGGAAGGTGAGGCCTACTACCGGGCGGGACAGCGCATTCTCCAGGAGTTGAACGAGGCCGAGCAGGCCGCCGCCGCGGGCGCGGTACGGGGCCGCCTGCGCGTCAATGCGTCGCTTCCTTTTGGCTCCCAGTTCGTCGTCCCCGCCCTTCCCTCCTTCCTCGCGCGCTACCCCGACGTCATCGTGGATCTTAGCTTGACCGATGACGTGGTCGACCTGCTCGCCCAGAAGACCGATGTCGCCATTCGCACGGGCGACCTGCCCGACAGCGCGCTGCTCGCGCACAAGCTCGGGCAGAGCCGCCGCGTCATCTGCGCCTCACCCGCCTACCTCCAGCACAAGGGCACGCCGAAGACGCCAGACGAGCTTCGACACCACGACTGCGTGACCTTCAACTTCCGGCGCGCCCGCAGTGGCTGGCCCTTCCGGGAGGCGGGCGGCATCACTCAACAGGTCGTCGCGGGAAGCGTGCAGGTGAACAACGGCGAGACCCTGAAGCAGATGCTCCTGAACGGGGTGGGCATCGGCCGCCTGGGCCTGTGGCATGTGGCCGCGGAGCTCGAGGCCGGCCGCCTCGTCCCCCTGCTGGAGAAATACAATCCGGGCGACCTGGAGCTGATCCACGCCGTCCATGTAGGAGGCGGGCAGGTCCCGCACCGCGTGCGTGCCTTCATCCGCCACATGGTGGACACGATGAAGGCCTCGCCGCTGGCGGGTGGGTCCCGGTGA
- the acs gene encoding acetate--CoA ligase, whose amino-acid sequence MLFAPKEPITAQARVKSLDEYRRLYRQSIEDPVGFWGEQAKRLDWFHPPTNVLDVDLQEVDFSWYGGGRINACHNAVDRHLQKHPDKVAIIWAGNEPGQYQRITYRELKHQVARVANVLKAQGVQKGDRVCIYMPMSPAVAYTMLACARIGAVHSVVFAGFSAESLRDRILDSGARIVVTANEAPRGPKAVALKSIVDQALDGLTQVETVLVSRRTSTSVAMKAGRDMWLEDEMVKYRSTCPVEWMSSEDPLFILYTSGSTGKPKGVMHTTAGYLVYAAMTHEYVFDLRPDDVFFCSADVGWITGHSYLIYGPLVNGVTTVMFESTPMYPDASRMWQVVDDLKATILYTSPTALRALIREGDQWVKKSSRKSLRILGSVGEPINPEVWRWYHDVVGEGRCDVVDTWWQTETGGILITPLPGATPTKPGSATLPFFGIEPVLVDEKGQEIQGNDVSGNLCLKRPWPGQARTIWGDHRRFRETYFSAYPGMYFTGDGCRRDEDGYYWITGRVDDVLNVSGHRLGTAEIESALVAHEVVAEAAVVGFPHDIKGTGICAYVTVKPSGQEMSSEQLVGALKEQVRRIIGPLATPDRIRVVSGLPKTRSGKIMRRILRKVAEGQTDSLGDTTTLAEPQVVEEILELEKRESQRGR is encoded by the coding sequence ATGCTTTTCGCGCCGAAGGAGCCCATCACCGCGCAGGCCCGCGTGAAGAGTCTCGACGAGTATCGCCGCCTGTATCGCCAGAGCATCGAGGACCCCGTTGGCTTCTGGGGTGAGCAGGCGAAGCGGCTCGACTGGTTCCACCCGCCGACGAACGTGCTCGACGTGGACCTTCAGGAGGTGGACTTCTCCTGGTACGGCGGTGGCCGGATCAACGCCTGCCACAACGCGGTGGACCGGCACCTGCAGAAGCACCCCGACAAGGTGGCCATCATCTGGGCGGGCAACGAGCCGGGGCAGTATCAGCGCATCACCTACCGCGAGCTGAAGCACCAGGTGGCGCGCGTGGCCAACGTGCTCAAGGCGCAAGGCGTGCAGAAGGGGGACCGCGTCTGCATCTACATGCCCATGTCGCCCGCGGTGGCCTACACCATGCTGGCGTGCGCGCGCATCGGCGCGGTGCACTCGGTGGTGTTCGCCGGCTTCTCCGCCGAGTCCCTGCGTGATCGCATCCTCGACTCGGGGGCGCGCATCGTCGTCACCGCCAACGAGGCGCCGCGCGGTCCCAAGGCCGTGGCCCTCAAGTCCATCGTCGACCAGGCGCTCGACGGCCTCACCCAGGTGGAGACGGTGCTCGTCAGCCGCCGCACCAGCACCTCCGTGGCCATGAAGGCCGGCCGCGACATGTGGCTCGAGGATGAGATGGTCAAGTACCGCTCCACCTGTCCGGTGGAGTGGATGTCCAGCGAGGACCCGCTCTTCATCCTCTACACCTCGGGCAGCACGGGCAAGCCCAAGGGCGTGATGCACACCACGGCGGGCTACCTCGTCTACGCGGCCATGACGCACGAGTACGTCTTCGACCTGCGCCCGGACGACGTCTTCTTCTGCTCCGCCGACGTGGGTTGGATTACGGGCCACAGCTATCTCATCTACGGCCCGCTGGTGAACGGCGTGACGACGGTCATGTTCGAGTCCACGCCGATGTACCCGGACGCGAGCCGGATGTGGCAGGTGGTGGACGACCTGAAGGCGACCATCCTCTACACGTCGCCCACGGCGCTGCGCGCGCTCATCCGCGAGGGAGACCAGTGGGTGAAGAAGTCCTCGCGCAAGAGCCTGAGGATTCTGGGCAGCGTGGGCGAGCCCATCAACCCCGAGGTGTGGCGCTGGTACCACGACGTGGTGGGCGAGGGCCGCTGCGACGTGGTGGACACGTGGTGGCAGACGGAGACGGGCGGCATCCTGATCACGCCGCTGCCCGGCGCGACGCCCACCAAGCCCGGCAGTGCGACGCTGCCGTTCTTCGGCATCGAGCCGGTGCTGGTGGACGAGAAGGGCCAGGAGATCCAGGGCAATGACGTCTCGGGCAACCTGTGCCTCAAGCGGCCGTGGCCGGGCCAGGCGCGCACCATCTGGGGAGACCACCGGCGCTTCCGCGAGACGTACTTCTCTGCGTACCCCGGCATGTACTTCACGGGTGACGGGTGCCGCCGCGACGAGGACGGCTACTACTGGATTACGGGCCGCGTGGACGACGTGCTCAACGTGTCGGGGCACCGGTTGGGCACGGCGGAGATCGAGAGCGCGCTGGTGGCGCACGAGGTGGTGGCGGAGGCCGCGGTGGTGGGCTTCCCGCACGACATCAAGGGCACGGGCATCTGCGCGTACGTGACGGTGAAGCCGAGCGGGCAGGAGATGAGCTCGGAGCAGCTGGTGGGGGCGCTGAAGGAGCAGGTGCGCCGCATCATCGGGCCGCTGGCGACGCCGGACCGCATCCGGGTGGTGAGCGGGCTGCCGAAGACGCGCTCGGGGAAGATCATGCGCCGCATCCTGCGCAAGGTGGCCGAGGGCCAGACGGACAGCCTGGGAGACACCACCACGCTGGCCGAGCCGCAGGTGGTGGAGGAGATCCTGGAACTGGAGAAGCGCGAGTCCCAGCGCGGGCGCTGA
- a CDS encoding SDR family NAD(P)-dependent oxidoreductase, with protein sequence MDLQLNKKTALVTGATAGIGLEIARTLAVEGAEVIITGRARARLDRAVEDIRSSGGKHIRGVLADAATAEGAALIQKEASDVDILVNNLGIYESKPFAEITDADWLSYININVMSGVRLSRAYFPDMLKRNWGRIIFISSESALTIPPDMIHYATTKTAQLSISRGLANLTKGTKVTVNSVLPGPTHSEGIVDFLRSVSTEPEAPADKIVAEFFARHRSASLLQRMIDPGEIASLVAYLASPLSAATNGAVLRAEGGLVTTIS encoded by the coding sequence ATGGACCTGCAATTGAACAAGAAGACCGCGCTGGTCACTGGCGCCACGGCCGGCATCGGCCTCGAGATCGCGCGGACGCTGGCGGTCGAGGGCGCCGAGGTCATCATCACCGGCCGCGCGCGGGCCAGGCTCGACCGAGCGGTGGAGGACATCCGCTCCTCCGGCGGCAAGCACATCCGCGGCGTGCTGGCGGATGCGGCGACCGCCGAGGGCGCGGCCTTGATCCAGAAGGAGGCGAGCGACGTCGACATTCTCGTCAACAACCTGGGCATCTACGAGAGCAAGCCCTTCGCCGAGATCACCGATGCCGACTGGCTTTCCTACATCAACATCAATGTGATGAGCGGCGTGCGGCTGTCGCGGGCCTACTTCCCGGACATGTTGAAGCGCAACTGGGGACGCATCATCTTCATCTCCAGCGAGTCCGCGCTCACCATTCCTCCGGACATGATCCACTACGCGACGACCAAGACGGCGCAGCTCTCCATCTCGCGGGGTCTCGCCAACCTGACGAAGGGCACGAAGGTGACGGTCAACTCGGTGCTACCCGGACCCACGCACTCGGAGGGCATCGTCGACTTCCTGCGCAGCGTGTCCACTGAGCCCGAGGCCCCGGCCGATAAGATCGTGGCCGAGTTCTTCGCCAGGCACCGGTCGGCCTCGCTCCTGCAGCGGATGATCGATCCGGGGGAGATCGCCAGCCTGGTCGCCTATCTGGCCAGCCCCCTGTCCGCCGCGACGAACGGCGCGGTGCTCCGTGCCGAGGGAGGCCTCGTCACCACCATCAGCTGA
- a CDS encoding SH3 domain-containing protein has product MSRQRRPALLALVCMMTGGSALAVSPPNGTLYIKAKNTHLKASSSPTADTLEVLQPGKAVTYTARVPGSPWCKVRVALNKKGTVEGFIYQANLSVSPPSMEVTSKNPGKPLSPEAFASSAAAIKALGPGAIEYGKTLKKPESVGQLIALEKLARSVDDKQVAEYAQEGGLPTVVGLTQVAKTSAKKGSKR; this is encoded by the coding sequence ATGAGCCGTCAGAGACGTCCCGCGCTGCTGGCGCTGGTGTGCATGATGACCGGAGGCTCGGCCCTGGCCGTGTCTCCTCCCAATGGCACGCTGTACATCAAGGCGAAGAACACCCACTTGAAGGCCTCGAGCAGCCCCACCGCGGACACGCTCGAGGTGCTGCAACCCGGCAAGGCGGTCACCTACACGGCCCGCGTCCCCGGCTCGCCCTGGTGCAAGGTGCGGGTCGCCCTGAACAAGAAGGGCACCGTCGAGGGGTTCATCTATCAGGCCAACCTCTCCGTCTCGCCGCCCTCGATGGAGGTGACGAGCAAGAACCCGGGCAAGCCACTGTCTCCGGAAGCGTTCGCCTCCTCGGCGGCGGCCATCAAGGCCCTGGGGCCCGGGGCCATCGAGTACGGCAAGACGCTGAAGAAGCCCGAGAGCGTCGGGCAGCTCATCGCGCTCGAGAAGCTCGCCCGCTCCGTCGACGACAAGCAGGTGGCCGAGTACGCCCAGGAGGGCGGGCTGCCCACGGTGGTGGGTCTCACCCAGGTGGCGAAGACGTCGGCGAAGAAGGGAAGCAAGCGATGA